The Verrucomicrobiota bacterium genome contains the following window.
TGCCATTCCCGCACCGATCACGGTTAAAAAGCCAGACAAGGAGCACTCCTCTGACAAAACCGTTCACTCCCCATCATCAAAGTCCGATAACAAACCCAATGAGGATCTCGGTGATGACTACGTCAATGCCAAGTCCGTCTCCGATCCCTTGGAGCCCATGAACCGCGGCACCTTCTGGTTCAACCACCAACTTTACCACTACGTCTTCATTCCGTTGAGCAAGACCTATAAGTTCATCTTCCCTCAACTGGTGCGCACCGGCATCTCCAACTTTTTTCTGAACGCTGAGTATCCGACCCGATTCGTCAACGACCTCCTGCAGGGGAAGCCTGATCGGGCAGGGCTTGAGACCGAAAAGTTCCTCTACAACTCCACGGTAGGGGTGGCAGGCATCATGAAGCCCTCCGCAAAGGTTCCTTGGCTGGCAGATCTCCCATCGACCGATACCGACGCCACCTTCGCCAAGTGGAGAATCCCTTCCGGTTGCTACATCGTCTGGCCGATCCTTGGACCCAAGAGTCTCCGTGACACCGTGGGATTTGCCGGGGACATCGCCCTCGATCCAGTCACTTGGCTTACCTACGGAACACTGGGTGGCGTCGCGGGAGCCACCACGCTGGCTGTATCAGCACCCAAGACAACCACCAAGACCTCCGACAAACTCGACACCTACGAGGCCCTCACCCGCACTTCTATCGACCGTTATTCCGCCGTCCGAAGCGCCTACACTCAAAATAGGAAAAAAGTCTCGGAGCAGTAAAACATTTCCATTCTTGCCTCTTCCAAGGAGAGTAAGGCACAACAGTTACAGTACGGATATTCACGGCTCATTCGTGATTCAGTCCCTAAGTAACTTAACCACTCCGCAAACGAGACCCAGTGAGCATCCGCAAACTCCTTCTCCTCCCCATGCTTCTGCTGGGGGCGCTGGCTCTTTCGAGCAACGCCAATTGCTCCGCATCGATTCCGAAATCAAGAATTTCCGACGGGAAGTCCGTGGCGTCCCATGCCTCTCTCGCTTCAGATAA
Protein-coding sequences here:
- a CDS encoding VacJ family lipoprotein; amino-acid sequence: MSSLHLAPRDRLSPGSAMLALAGVFFFLAQVVLATDTNIAPYCVIVDGQIIPVQSNSSLPKKYGGETLYLQSVVSPNHRPPTPKPTPKPTPKPKVAITPAPTPAIPAPITVKKPDKEHSSDKTVHSPSSKSDNKPNEDLGDDYVNAKSVSDPLEPMNRGTFWFNHQLYHYVFIPLSKTYKFIFPQLVRTGISNFFLNAEYPTRFVNDLLQGKPDRAGLETEKFLYNSTVGVAGIMKPSAKVPWLADLPSTDTDATFAKWRIPSGCYIVWPILGPKSLRDTVGFAGDIALDPVTWLTYGTLGGVAGATTLAVSAPKTTTKTSDKLDTYEALTRTSIDRYSAVRSAYTQNRKKVSEQ